The nucleotide sequence GAGAAGGAGATTAGTGGATCAGACGTGCTCTTGGCGATTCAGAGAGCGACAGCTCagagaaagagatcgaccgCCGATAAAAGCAAGAAGACGAAGATAGGAGGTGTGGAGCTGTCATCCACTGCGGGAGAGTCCACCGGAGATAACGGTGTTGATTACAGTAACGTGAGGTCGTTGATGGTCAAGAACGATTGGGGACACAGATTAGACGAGTTCGAGAAGCTTCTCAAAGAGTTTCAAGACATGGAGCTTTGACAAACATTCAGTTGTAATATTTTCTTCGACGATAGTACTATGAAACAATTATTGTACGACCAACCACAACGAAGTTATTTTATTACAGTACAggaagttatttttttttgtcaacggtACAGGTAGTTATTACAACAACATAAAGCAACAACTAGTCATCATGTAATAACAACGATTGGGCTTTCTGATGTACGAAGGAACAATTAGTTTAGATGAATAGCATAAACAAATGGCAGTCCAATTATCAATTAGTTTATAGTCTAATGGGCCAGTTCTAAAATACTTAGGCCTGCGTTAACGATAGTCGAAGTAATTTGATAGATAAAGTCATTTAACTCTAAATCTTCTAATGATGTGGTCACATGGTCTGATCTAATTAATATTGGTTAGTTAGGGATTGAATGGTTAGAAGATCTAGTAACAGGATCTCCATAGAAAATC is from Brassica napus cultivar Da-Ae chromosome A4, Da-Ae, whole genome shotgun sequence and encodes:
- the LOC125608396 gene encoding uncharacterized protein LOC125608396 is translated as MWTVIPASIPVQPSRGLTGSNSVGYSHPPPRNGDGIHRRNIPRKSQTSESESVGGLGQRILLRSEASNPNKPVPKEKEISGSDVLLAIQRATAQRKRSTADKSKKTKIGGVELSSTAGESTGDNGVDYSNVRSLMVKNDWGHRLDEFEKLLKEFQDMEL